AAGTCTTCGCTAGACTTGAAGAATTGGCGCCAGCAGAAACCATTTTTGCAACGAATAGTTCAACGATTGTCAATAGCCTGATTGCTAGTGTGACGAATCGTCCGGATAAGTTCATTAATATGCATTTCTTTTTCCCGCCTCTAATAATGGATTGTGTTGAAGTTGTCGTGAGTGATCAAACATCGGAGGAAACAGCGAAACTTGCGATGGAAGTCACAGAGAGAATGAATAGGACAGGAGTTTTGTTAAGGAAAGAGATATCGGGATTCGTAGCAAACCGAATTTTGGGAGCGTTGCAGCGTGAGGCCTTATATTTGTATGAGGAAGGAATTGTGGACTATAAGGATATCGATTTAATTTGCAGGAAAGCTTTAGGCCATCCCATCGGCCCTTTTGAACTGATGGATCTATCAGGTATTGATGTGGGATATTTTGTCATGAAGCAGCGATACAATGAAACTGGAAATCCAGAAGACAAGCCAAATGCTTGTATAGAAGAAAAGGTGAATAAAGGACAATTAGGCAGGAAAACAGGAAAAGGCTGGTATGATTATCCAAACCAAGGAGTGAAGAAT
The DNA window shown above is from Peribacillus sp. FSL P2-0133 and carries:
- a CDS encoding 3-hydroxyacyl-CoA dehydrogenase family protein, giving the protein MTNKQIQSITVIGAGQMGHQIAMLAALGGYETILQDVQENALNTAQEKLDVILTKWVQKGKLSEDRKLAAFSRLQYTTDLEKAASGADLIIEAVVEKLDVKREVFARLEELAPAETIFATNSSTIVNSLIASVTNRPDKFINMHFFFPPLIMDCVEVVVSDQTSEETAKLAMEVTERMNRTGVLLRKEISGFVANRILGALQREALYLYEEGIVDYKDIDLICRKALGHPIGPFELMDLSGIDVGYFVMKQRYNETGNPEDKPNACIEEKVNKGQLGRKTGKGWYDYPNQGVKN